In one Oryctolagus cuniculus unplaced genomic scaffold, mOryCun1.1 SCAFFOLD_64, whole genome shotgun sequence genomic region, the following are encoded:
- the LOC103346775 gene encoding zinc finger protein 717 isoform X2, which yields MTAFEDLAVYFTWEEWQKMNNAQKILYRDVMLETYSSLFSLGHCITKPDLIFKLERGEEPWMVDECLNQSLSVVMKRDDLIRINQESQDKNLNQDFMKNNKTSALKRIELRKTLSLNSSHVPTLIIKKGIYSGLKPEECNKCHTVYPPSGPDQLQAGEKFDNTKIPGKSLQFCEPLSQLDNIHIMKQPFGPTGQAKVFTRKMFCKSERVHMAENCNKSTVTFGKATQIEKAIHENSSLNMHQQTHTRKKFYKYIMYVEPVIHQSHLAINQKLNTREKLYTCKPCGKSLSFNSPSECNDCGKAFRQNSVLRKHQQIHTGEKPHECSDCRKAFTQKSYLINHQQIHTREKLYKCLQCGKGFLWKSDLIVHQRIHTGEKPHKCNECGKAFGRKSSLLIHQRIHTGEKPHKCNDCGKAFGHKSSLLIHQRIHTGEKPHKCNDCGKAFGHKSNLIIHQRIHTGEKPHKCNDCGKAFGHKSSLLIHQRIHTGEKPHKCNDCGKAFGSKSSLLIHQRIHTEEKPHECNDCGKAFGRKSNLIIHQQIHTGEKPHKCNDCGKAFGRKPDLIIHQQIHSGEKPYKCNDCGKAFERKPDLIIHQQIHSGEKPHECNDCGKAFGRKPDLLIHQRIHTGEKPHKCNDCAKAFGHKSGLRKHQRIHTGEKPHECNDCGKAFGRKSNLIIHQ from the exons ATgacagcatttgaagacctggctgtgtactttacgtgggaagaatggcagaaaatgaacaatgctcagaaaatcctgtacagagatgtgatgctggagacctacagcagcctgttctccttgg ggcactgcattaccaaacctgacttgatcttcaagttggagcgaGGAGAAGAGCCATGGATGGTGGATGAATGCTTGAATCAGAGCCTTTcag tggtcatgaaaagggatgacctgattaggatcaaccaggaaagtcaggacaaaaatctgaatcaggattttatgaaaaataacaagacatcAGCTCTCAAGAGAATTGAATTAAGGAAAACACTTAGTTTAAATTCAAGCCATGTTCCAACACTGATTATTAAAAAGGGAATCTATTCAGGATTGAAGCCTGAGGAATGCAATAAATGTCACACTGTGTATCCCCCcagtgggcctgatcaactacaggctggagagaaatttgataacactaagatacctggaaaatctctccagttctgtgagcctCTTAGCCAGCTTGACAATATTCACAtcatgaagcagccatttggacccACTGGACAAGCAAAAGTCTTCACAAGAAAGATGTTCTGTAAATCTGAGAGGGTTCATATGGCAGAAAACTGTAATAAATCAACTGTCACTTTTGGAAAAGCAACGCAAATAGAAAAAGCTATCCATGAAAATTCTAGCCTCAATATGCATCAACAaactcacacaagaaagaaattttataagtacattatGTATGTTGAACCTGTCATTCACCAGTCACATCTTGCAATAAACCAGAAACTAAATACAAGGGAAAAACTTTacacatgtaaaccttgtggaaaatcactcagttttaattcaccttctgaatgtaatgactgtggaaaagcctttagacaAAATTCAGtcctcaggaaacatcagcaaattcacacaggggagaaacctcatgaatgtagtgACTGTAGAAAAGCCTTTACACAGAAGTCATACCTCATAAAccatcagcaaattcacacaaGAGAGAAACTTTATAAATGCCTTCAATGCGGAAAAGGCTTTCTGTGGAAGTCAGACCTCATagtacaccagagaattcacacaggagagaaacctcataaatgtaatgaatgtggaaaagcctttggacgcaAGTCATCCCtcctcatacaccagcgaattcacacaggggagaaacctcataaatgtaatgactgtggaaaagcctttggacacaagtcaTCCCtcctcatacaccagcgaattcacacaggggagaaacctcataaatgtaatgactgtggaaaagcctttggacacaagtcaaacctcatcatacaccagcgaattcacacaggggagaaacctcataaatgtaatgactgtggaaaagcctttggacacaagtcaTCCCtcctcatacaccagcgaattcacacaggggagaaacctcataaatgtaatgactgtggaaaagcctttggaagcAAGTCATCCCtcctcatacaccagcgaattcacacagaggagaaacctcatgaatgtaatgactgtggaaaagcctttggacgaaagtcaaacctcatcatacaccagcaaattcacacaggggagaaacctcataaatgtaatgactgtggaaaagcctttggacgaaagccAGACCTCATAATACATCAGCAAATTCACTCgggggagaaaccttataaatgtaatgactgtggaaaagcctttgaaCGAAAGCCAGACCTCATCATACATCAGCAAATTCACTcgggggagaaacctcatgaatgtaatgactgtggaaaagcctttggacgaaagccAGACCtcctcatacaccagcgaattcacacaggggagaaacctcataaatgtaatgactgtgcaaaagcctttggacacaagtcagGCCTAAGgaaacatcagcgaattcacacaggggagaaacctcatgaatgtaatgactgtggaaaagcctttggacgaaagtcaaacctcatcatacaccagtga
- the LOC103346775 gene encoding zinc finger protein 717 isoform X1 has product MCSRDFPQQVMTAFEDLAVYFTWEEWQKMNNAQKILYRDVMLETYSSLFSLGHCITKPDLIFKLERGEEPWMVDECLNQSLSVVMKRDDLIRINQESQDKNLNQDFMKNNKTSALKRIELRKTLSLNSSHVPTLIIKKGIYSGLKPEECNKCHTVYPPSGPDQLQAGEKFDNTKIPGKSLQFCEPLSQLDNIHIMKQPFGPTGQAKVFTRKMFCKSERVHMAENCNKSTVTFGKATQIEKAIHENSSLNMHQQTHTRKKFYKYIMYVEPVIHQSHLAINQKLNTREKLYTCKPCGKSLSFNSPSECNDCGKAFRQNSVLRKHQQIHTGEKPHECSDCRKAFTQKSYLINHQQIHTREKLYKCLQCGKGFLWKSDLIVHQRIHTGEKPHKCNECGKAFGRKSSLLIHQRIHTGEKPHKCNDCGKAFGHKSSLLIHQRIHTGEKPHKCNDCGKAFGHKSNLIIHQRIHTGEKPHKCNDCGKAFGHKSSLLIHQRIHTGEKPHKCNDCGKAFGSKSSLLIHQRIHTEEKPHECNDCGKAFGRKSNLIIHQQIHTGEKPHKCNDCGKAFGRKPDLIIHQQIHSGEKPYKCNDCGKAFERKPDLIIHQQIHSGEKPHECNDCGKAFGRKPDLLIHQRIHTGEKPHKCNDCAKAFGHKSGLRKHQRIHTGEKPHECNDCGKAFGRKSNLIIHQ; this is encoded by the exons GTGATgacagcatttgaagacctggctgtgtactttacgtgggaagaatggcagaaaatgaacaatgctcagaaaatcctgtacagagatgtgatgctggagacctacagcagcctgttctccttgg ggcactgcattaccaaacctgacttgatcttcaagttggagcgaGGAGAAGAGCCATGGATGGTGGATGAATGCTTGAATCAGAGCCTTTcag tggtcatgaaaagggatgacctgattaggatcaaccaggaaagtcaggacaaaaatctgaatcaggattttatgaaaaataacaagacatcAGCTCTCAAGAGAATTGAATTAAGGAAAACACTTAGTTTAAATTCAAGCCATGTTCCAACACTGATTATTAAAAAGGGAATCTATTCAGGATTGAAGCCTGAGGAATGCAATAAATGTCACACTGTGTATCCCCCcagtgggcctgatcaactacaggctggagagaaatttgataacactaagatacctggaaaatctctccagttctgtgagcctCTTAGCCAGCTTGACAATATTCACAtcatgaagcagccatttggacccACTGGACAAGCAAAAGTCTTCACAAGAAAGATGTTCTGTAAATCTGAGAGGGTTCATATGGCAGAAAACTGTAATAAATCAACTGTCACTTTTGGAAAAGCAACGCAAATAGAAAAAGCTATCCATGAAAATTCTAGCCTCAATATGCATCAACAaactcacacaagaaagaaattttataagtacattatGTATGTTGAACCTGTCATTCACCAGTCACATCTTGCAATAAACCAGAAACTAAATACAAGGGAAAAACTTTacacatgtaaaccttgtggaaaatcactcagttttaattcaccttctgaatgtaatgactgtggaaaagcctttagacaAAATTCAGtcctcaggaaacatcagcaaattcacacaggggagaaacctcatgaatgtagtgACTGTAGAAAAGCCTTTACACAGAAGTCATACCTCATAAAccatcagcaaattcacacaaGAGAGAAACTTTATAAATGCCTTCAATGCGGAAAAGGCTTTCTGTGGAAGTCAGACCTCATagtacaccagagaattcacacaggagagaaacctcataaatgtaatgaatgtggaaaagcctttggacgcaAGTCATCCCtcctcatacaccagcgaattcacacaggggagaaacctcataaatgtaatgactgtggaaaagcctttggacacaagtcaTCCCtcctcatacaccagcgaattcacacaggggagaaacctcataaatgtaatgactgtggaaaagcctttggacacaagtcaaacctcatcatacaccagcgaattcacacaggggagaaacctcataaatgtaatgactgtggaaaagcctttggacacaagtcaTCCCtcctcatacaccagcgaattcacacaggggagaaacctcataaatgtaatgactgtggaaaagcctttggaagcAAGTCATCCCtcctcatacaccagcgaattcacacagaggagaaacctcatgaatgtaatgactgtggaaaagcctttggacgaaagtcaaacctcatcatacaccagcaaattcacacaggggagaaacctcataaatgtaatgactgtggaaaagcctttggacgaaagccAGACCTCATAATACATCAGCAAATTCACTCgggggagaaaccttataaatgtaatgactgtggaaaagcctttgaaCGAAAGCCAGACCTCATCATACATCAGCAAATTCACTcgggggagaaacctcatgaatgtaatgactgtggaaaagcctttggacgaaagccAGACCtcctcatacaccagcgaattcacacaggggagaaacctcataaatgtaatgactgtgcaaaagcctttggacacaagtcagGCCTAAGgaaacatcagcgaattcacacaggggagaaacctcatgaatgtaatgactgtggaaaagcctttggacgaaagtcaaacctcatcatacaccagtga